In a genomic window of Magnolia sinica isolate HGM2019 chromosome 14, MsV1, whole genome shotgun sequence:
- the LOC131225799 gene encoding vacuolar sorting protein 3-like — protein sequence MYLYRALNHIDEMEQLASSPNSCVVEELETLLDDSGHLRTLAFLYASKGMSSKALAIWRILARNYSAGLWKDPTAERDSRDNCTSLISGQMIAAIEASKLLEEISDQDIVLQHLGWIADIDQELAVRVLTSEKRANQLSPGNFSCLKRIQGIWFGFSFALLCEHDKC from the exons ATGTACCTTTATAGAGCTCTGAATCATATAGATGAAATGGAGCAGCTGGCGTCCTCCCCAAACAGTTGTGTTGTG GAGGAGTTAGAAACTCTGTTAGATGACTCTGGGCATTTACGGACGCTTGCCTTCCTGTATGCAAGTAAAGGGATGAGCTCAAAGGCTCTTGCAATCTGGCGTATTTTGGCGAGAAATTATTCAGCTGGCTTATGGAAAGACCCAACTGCAGAAAGAGACTCTCGAGATAACTGTACAAGTTTAATCTCTGGCCAAATGATAGCTGCAATTGAAGCATCAAAGCTTCTGGAGGAGATATCTGATCAAGACATAGTTCTACAACATCTAGGATGG ATTGCAGATATAGACCAAGAACTGGCAGTTAGAGTATTAACATCAGAGAAAAGGGCCAATCAGCTTTCACCAGGTAATTTTTCATGCCTGAAGAGAATTCAAGGCATCTGGTTTGGTTTTTCCTTTGCTCTCTTGTGCGAGCACGATAAATGCTAG
- the LOC131225801 gene encoding structural maintenance of chromosomes protein 2-2-like isoform X2 — protein sequence MAFSHKLQALVEDYIFSGGIFSMSVFQYTNEEKSSQVEPEFIDKSADISMGCVSHLSINVGKSNPNKNKTDSIPSSIDNKVSSIKKEYDQAQFELNLSRLKMKECDAEISAIVKEQQKLQHKISDANVERKKLENKP from the exons ATGGCGTTTTCTCATAAGTTGCAAGCTCTGGTTGAGGACTACATTTTCAGTGGAGGCATCTTCTCTATGTCGGTATTTCAGTATACTAATGAGGAAAAAAGCTCTCAAG TGGAGCCTGAATTCATAGATAAATCAGCTG ATATTTCCATGGGATGTGTCTCGCATTTGAGCATCAACGTAGGCAAAAGCAATCCCAACAAAAACAAGACTGATTCAATTCCATCTTCAATAGACAACAAG GTTAGTTCCATAAAGAAGGAATATGATCAAGCCCAATTTGAGCTCAATTTGAGTCGTTTAAAGATGAAAGAATGTGATGCTGAGATCAGTGCCATTGTCAAGGAGCAACAGAAGCTTCAACATAAAATTAGTGATGCAAATGTTGAGAGGAAAAAATTGGAAAACAAG CCTTGA
- the LOC131225801 gene encoding structural maintenance of chromosomes protein 2-2-like isoform X1: protein MAFSHKLQALVEDYIFSGGIFSMSVFQYTNEEKSSQVEPEFIDKSADISMGCVSHLSINVGKSNPNKNKTDSIPSSIDNKVSSIKKEYDQAQFELNLSRLKMKECDAEISAIVKEQQKLQHKISDANVERKKLENKIKRMEMEQ, encoded by the exons ATGGCGTTTTCTCATAAGTTGCAAGCTCTGGTTGAGGACTACATTTTCAGTGGAGGCATCTTCTCTATGTCGGTATTTCAGTATACTAATGAGGAAAAAAGCTCTCAAG TGGAGCCTGAATTCATAGATAAATCAGCTG ATATTTCCATGGGATGTGTCTCGCATTTGAGCATCAACGTAGGCAAAAGCAATCCCAACAAAAACAAGACTGATTCAATTCCATCTTCAATAGACAACAAG GTTAGTTCCATAAAGAAGGAATATGATCAAGCCCAATTTGAGCTCAATTTGAGTCGTTTAAAGATGAAAGAATGTGATGCTGAGATCAGTGCCATTGTCAAGGAGCAACAGAAGCTTCAACATAAAATTAGTGATGCAAATGTTGAGAGGAAAAAATTGGAAAACAAG ATTAAGCGAATGGAGATGGAACAGTAA